The following coding sequences are from one Hippopotamus amphibius kiboko isolate mHipAmp2 chromosome 9, mHipAmp2.hap2, whole genome shotgun sequence window:
- the NFATC2IP gene encoding NFATC2-interacting protein translates to MAEPVRKRGRRPGGGDVGLGPQGSPGGRGWSPGAQQSPSRGTLDSVLVDLVSDSDEDVLEVAAAPGAADPAEVPLPEPPVPAAAQDDSDSDSEGADARPAGAPRVLVRRRRRLLLDPGEAPAVPVYSEKVKSSLQLIPDHMSLLKFCPPETEEEAEVADSSSPHAEDSPCPDSPWKKKLRSKDGEEKKKMLLVQDTSPLTPPLPRTSSRKHTQALRKLREVNKRLQDLRSCLSPKQPQGQDQLSQEDEVVLVEGPVLPENPRLLPLKIRCRADLVRLPIRVSEPLQSAVDHMAARLGVSPSRILLLFGETELSPTSTPRTLKLGVADIIDCVVLASSPEAAETSQLLQLRVQGKEKHQMLDISLPRDSPLKTLMSRYEEAMGLSGHNLSFFFDGTKLSGKELPADLGMESGDLIEVWS, encoded by the exons ATGGCGGAGCCGGTGAGGAAACGGGGACGGCGGCCTggcggcggcgatgtcggcctcGGGCCTCAGGGATCCCCGGGCGGCCGGGGCTGGAGTCCTGGCGCCCAGCAATCGCCATCCCGGGGCACCCTGGACTCGGTCCTTGTGGACTTGGTCAGCGACAGCGATGAGGATGTCTTGGAGGTCGCGGCAGCGCCCGGCGCTGCGGACCCGGCCGAGGTCCCGCTCCCGGAACCCCCCGTGCCGGCCGCGGCCCAGGACGACAGCGACAGTGACAGCGAGGGGGCGGACGCACGGCCGGCTGGAGCCCCTCGGGTCTTGgtcaggcggcggcggcggctgctgctggATCCTGGAGAGGCACCGGCGGTTCCAGTGTACTCCGAGAAG GTGAAAAGCAGCCTCCAGCTCATCCCAGATCACATGTCCCTCCTGAAATTCTGTCCCCCAGAGACTGAGGAAG AGGCAGAAGTGGCAGATTCCAGCAGTCCCCACGCTGAGGATTCCCCCTGTCCCGATTCTCCctggaagaagaaactgaggagtaaggatggagaagagaagaaaaagatgttACT GGTTCAGGATACCTCACCATTGACCCCACCTCTGCCACGGACCAGCAGCAGGAAGCATACTCAGGCACTCCGGAAGTTAAG GGAGGTAAACAAGCGCCTCCAAGATCTCCGTTCCTGCCTGAGTCCCAAGCAGCCCCAGGGCCAGGACCAGCTGAGCCAAGAGGATGAGGTGGTCCTAGTGGAGGGGCCTGTGCTCCCAGAGAACCCTCGACTCTTGCCACTCAAAATCCGGTGCCGGGCTGACCTGGTCAGATTGCCCATCAGAGTG TCGGAGCCCCTCCAGAGTGCGGTGGACCACATGGCCGCCCGTCTTGGGGTGTCCCCAAGCAGGATCCTCTTGCTCTTCGGAGAGACAGAGCTGTCCCCTACCTCCACCCCCAGGACCCTAAAGCTTGGAGTGGCTGACATCATTG ATTGTGTGGTGCTAGCAAGTTCTCCGGAGGCGGCAGAGACGTCCCAACTGCTCCAGCTGCGGGtgcaggggaaggagaagcaCCAGATGCTGGACATCTCGCTGCCTCGA GATTCTCCTCTCAAGACCCTCATGTCCCGCTACGAAGAGGCCATGGGACTCTCGGGCCACAATCTCTCCTTCTTCTTTGATGGGACAAAGCTTTCTGGCAAGGAGCTGCCGGCTGATCTGGGCATGGAATCCGGGGACCTCATTGAGGTCTGGAGCTGA